In Deltaproteobacteria bacterium, the genomic window GTGTGTTCTTTGTCGTAGTGTAGCGAGACGGCGATTTGCCTTCTTTGCGGGACTCAGTGCACTCAAGTGTGATAATTCGGACTTTGCCCTTCTTTGCCATCGAACCGTACTCCTCAGAATTTAAAAAAGAATTCGAATGTTTACCACAGGACGGACGCTTAAGGGAAGGGTTATGTGAGACCCACTGGTTTGGCTTGTCCCATTGCCCATTCTGGAGGCGTAGTCCTCTAGTGGATCGAAATTATTCGACTTTTGCGTGATCCTGGGGGGTCACGAGACCCTCAAATTGCCGCTGGATCTCTTCCGCTAGCAGCTTCACTGCCGCTTCTTTGGATTTTTCGACCAGGGGTTTCTCGTCCAACCACGCCAGCGGCGCAGTTTCGGAAGTGGTTTCTTCGGCCTCTGCGGTCATATAGAGAAATCCATTTCGCACATCCCAAAGGCTGGCTTGGGTTAAAAACAAGGCGTCAATCGTCGAAGCGGGTACGAAAAGCGCGGTTACCAATGCAGCATAGGTCCAGCCTAGTTTTCCCGTGTACCGATCAATCGAACTCGTGCCTGACACGACGAGCAGTGCATCTGCACCCTGCTTGGCGGCGGCCAATCGCAAGTCCTCGATTCGCTCTCCGGTGCTGTCTTGCGTGATTAGCTCCCGGGCCAATGGGAATACAGCTGAAATTTCCTCCTTTGATTTTAAACTTTGTTCGAGTTGGTAAACAGCTCGTTTTTCTGTTTCTTTCCAGCGCCATTGGCGGCTCTCGTTTGGCCGGTTTGAACCGATAGGCTCTCGGAAGTAGACAGCAACTCGAAAGGGTTTGGGGAGTTGGGGTTTTTTTGCGAGCGCTGCTGCGATCTCGGCACTTTCGATGGTGGAAGCGGGAATCAATGATTGTCGCAACTCGCCGCGGTTGAAGCCCTGGCTAGACGCGCAGCCGAGAAATAGAACCGAGGTCGCCAAGGTGATCGCCTTTAGATATGAACTCATTTTGCTTAACTCCTTTAAGTTTCCTACATTAGGACGTCAGGTTCGGCGGCCTCACAAGTGATTCCCACTTTGCAGCTGCCGCGAATCCCCTTTGTGTGGTCCAAATTCGGATCATGTGACCCGCACAAGAAGAGCAGGGAAGGAAGCGATGCCAGCAGACAATTCAGATCGGTTGAAGTCCTTTGATATCTCGTCCCGCTCCTATCTTCTTGAAATATTGGGGAGTAAATCGGAAGTCGATTTTTTAGCGAAAGCGCAATCGATTGCCGAGGAAGCAGGGCAGATGATCATTGACGAGGTCCTTCTGCGAGGGATGTCGGTGGTGGTTGAAACCAGCAATGAGAAATCAGATGGTAGCCCCGTTTCCGATATCGATCTGCTAGCCCATGCAGTATTGGCAAAAGGCTTGAGCGAGATTTCCGTTTTTCCCCTCGTCTCAGAGGAAGATCCCAGCGGCCCGCTTTCAATTGAGAAAATTAGTCCGGGCGAATTCTTTTGGTTGGCTGATCCGCTGGACGGAACTAGAGATTTTCTTGCGGGCGAAAAGACGTTCGCTGTTGCTCTTTCATTAATGCGAAAATCAAATTCAGCTTTGGAAGCAAAGATCGTTGGTCATGCACGCGGATATTGGGGCACGATCGTTGATCCAAGTGAGCGGCGCTCATGGGCCGCTTCGCGGTTCAATCGGCTAGTGAAGCGGGTTGCCGGTCGACAAGTGGCGGTCGCTCGCGATTTATCTTCGCGGCCTCTTCGGATCCTCGGAAGTCGGTCGATCCCAAGTCACCGGATGGAGCAGCTCTATCAGTTTTGGGGTTCAAACGATGTCACGAGAATGGGTTCGGCAATCAAGTTCGCATTGATTGCGGAGGGACTTTACGACGTTTACCCACGGTTTGGTCCGACGTCGGAATGGGACACGGCCGCTGGTCAAATTTTGTTGGAAGCGGAGGGGGGCGGGCTTTGCTCGCTTCAGACGGGAGAACCCATGTTGTACGGAAAACAATCGTGGTCGAACGGTGGTTTTTTAGCTGCGCGTACAACCGAGTTACTGCAGACATGGACGCCCCGCATGCGCTTAACACAAACCTG contains:
- the rpmG gene encoding 50S ribosomal protein L33, translated to MAKKGKVRIITLECTESRKEGKSPSRYTTTKNTQTHPERLEKKKYNPSMKRHTVHRELK
- a CDS encoding 3'(2'),5'-bisphosphate nucleotidase CysQ: MPADNSDRLKSFDISSRSYLLEILGSKSEVDFLAKAQSIAEEAGQMIIDEVLLRGMSVVVETSNEKSDGSPVSDIDLLAHAVLAKGLSEISVFPLVSEEDPSGPLSIEKISPGEFFWLADPLDGTRDFLAGEKTFAVALSLMRKSNSALEAKIVGHARGYWGTIVDPSERRSWAASRFNRLVKRVAGRQVAVARDLSSRPLRILGSRSIPSHRMEQLYQFWGSNDVTRMGSAIKFALIAEGLYDVYPRFGPTSEWDTAAGQILLEAEGGGLCSLQTGEPMLYGKQSWSNGGFLAARTTELLQTWTPRMRLTQT